A genomic segment from Aspergillus puulaauensis MK2 DNA, chromosome 1, nearly complete sequence encodes:
- the KTR5 gene encoding glycosyltransferase family 15 protein (CAZy:GT15;~COG:G;~EggNog:ENOG410PFFX;~InterPro:IPR029044,IPR002685;~PFAM:PF01793;~TransMembrane:1 (i48-71o);~go_component: GO:0016020 - membrane [Evidence IEA];~go_function: GO:0000030 - mannosyltransferase activity [Evidence IEA];~go_process: GO:0006486 - protein glycosylation [Evidence IEA]) → MGLVQRVQKWLPSTPSLPLDDSSYEKGQKSSRFAFFRRRIRLKGNSSISVPLGFVLLFPCIVIVLILLLFVRHPASPGGILIPAGTPPSIRKISEKYDKVFATGCLPVERTDGPRANAAFVVLARNKEVDGVIQSMKSIERHFNRWYRYPYVFLNDAEFDDNFINTVKNYTSAPVEFGKIDESMWGYPSWVDHEVAKEGIRKQGDAAIMYGGMESYHHMCRFYSGFFYNHPLLLKYEWYWRLEPEITYFCDITYDPFIKMAEANKTYGFTIAVKELRETVPNIFRYASAYKRKKNIKSQGLWEMFLEPIEEPKLEDEQPETLPEEILITEPGETNEVDPETMEGESYNMCHFWSNFEIARLDFFRSKEYEDFFEMMDRSGGFWMERWGDAPIHSLAAGILLSPSDIHYFRDFGYRHTTIQHCPANAPARQLPRIPYLEETTEDEKARIEEDEYWANPDPVKENGVGCRCRCDTDIVDVEGKQGSCLAEWVDVAGGWASP, encoded by the exons ATGGGCCTCGTTCAACGAGTTCAAAAATGGTtgccctcaacaccaagtcTTCCTTTGGATGACTCGTCCTATGAAAAAGGCCAGAAATCTTCAAGATTTGCATTTTTCAGGCGCAGGATACGGTTGAAGGGCAACTCATCTATTTCTGTACCCCTAGGGtttgttttattatttccaTGCATTGTAATAGTCCTGATTTTGCTGCTCTTCGTCCGACATCCCGCCTCGCCAGGGGGCATCCTAATACCAGCGGGCACGCCGCCATCTATAAG AAAAATAAGCGAAAAATATGATAAAGTTTTCGCAACGGGTTGTCTTCCGGTTGAGAGGACAGATGGCCCCCGTGCGAATGCGGCCTTCGTTGTGCTGGCCAGAAACAAGGAAGTAGATGGCGTTATCCAGTCAATGAAGTCCATCGAACGGCACTTCAACCGCTGGTACCGCTACCCCTATGTCTTTTTAAATGACGCCGAATTCGACGATAACTTCATCAACACCGTCAAGAATTATACAAGCGCTCCCGTAGAGTTCGGGAAGATCGACGAGTCAATGTGGGGTTACCCCAGCTGGGTTGACCACGAGGTTGCTAAAGAAGGTATTCGGAAACAAGGAGATGCCGCAATCATGTATGGTGGTATGGAAAGCTATCACCACATGTGTCGGTTCTATTCTGG ATTCTTCTACAACCACCCTCTACTCTTGAAGTATGAATGGTACTGGCGGCTAGAGCCCGAGATTACATACTTCTGTGACATCACCTA CGATCCCTTCATCAAAATGGCCGAGGCCAATAAAACATACGGATTCACCATTGCTGTCAAGGAACTTCGCGAAACCGTCCCGAATATCTTCCGTTATGCCTCTGCGTacaagcggaagaagaacattAAATCGCAAGGGTTATGGGAAATGTTTCTTGAGCCCATTGAGGAACCGAAACTCGAAGACGAGCAACCAGAGACTCTTCCTGAGGAAATCCTCATTACCGAGCCCGGCGAGACGAATGAAGTTGACCCTGAAACCATGGAAGGAGAGAGCTATAACATGTGTCATTTCTGGAGTAACTTCGAAATTGCACGCCTGGATTTCTTCCGGAGTAAAGAATATGAAGACTTCTTTGAGATGATGGACCGGAGTGGTGGCTTCTGGATGGAGAGA TGGGGTGATGCACCCATACATTCACTTGCCGCTGGCATCCTCCTGTCACCCAGTGATATCCACTATTTCCGTGACTTCGGCTACCGCCACACCACAATCCAGCATTGCCCTGCAAACGCTCCCGCGCGACAACTGCCGCGTATCCCATACCTAGAAGAGACAACCGAAGATGAGAAGGCGCGTATAGAAGAGGACGAGTATTGGGCCAACCCTGATCCTGTTAAAGAGAACGGTGTTGGCTGCAGATGCAGGTGTGATACAGACAttgtggatgttgaaggCAAACAAGGCAGCTGTCTCGCGGAATGGGTGGATGTTGCTGGAGGGTGGGCATCTCCATAG